In Candidatus Krumholzibacteriia bacterium, the genomic window TTCGATCCGGTCGGGCGCGTCCGCGGGCGCCGGGTCGAGCCTTGGCACATCGAGCGAAGCCAGGAGTTCGCCACGGCCAAAGAGGACGCCCACGTGGGGGCCGTAGAACTTGTACGCGGAACAGGCGAGGAAGTCGCAGTCCAGCGCGCGCACGTCCGGCAACTCGTGCGGTGCGTAATGAACCGCGTCGACAAATACCAGCGCCCCCACCTCCCGCGCCATGCCAACCACGCGGGCCATATCGGTGATGGTTCCCAGCGCGTTGGAAGCCGCGCCCACCGCCACCAGCCGGGTGCGGCCGGTAATGCACCGGGCCATGTCGTCCATGTCTAGTGCTCCGGTTGCGGCGTCCATACGCGCCGTGCGCAGGGTCACGCCCCGCTCACTCTCCAGACGGCGCCACGGCGCCACGTTGGCGTGATGGTCCAGTTCCGTCACCACGATCTCGTCACCCGCGCCCCACTGCATTCCCAGTGCCCGTGCAACGTGAAAGGTCAGTGTGGTCATGTTGGCGCCGAACACCACTTCGTCCGGCGCACAGTTGAAGAAATCTGCAAACACGCCACGCGACGACGCCACGATGACATCGGTCTCCAGGCTGGTGGGAAAGTTCCAGTGCGTGTTTCCGTTGTGATTGAGGAGGTAGTCCTGCACCGCGTCGGTCACCGCGCGCGGCACCTGGGTACCACCGGGCCCGTCGAAGTAGGCGACGGGGAGGCCACCCTGCCTGCGACCCAGCGCCGGGAAGTGTGCCCGGATGTCCTCGACGCCCCGAACCATTGCGCGGCTAGTGCTTTCGCTCGATCCAGGCATAGAACCCTCCGCTCGCGTACGCGCCGCCGCGCACCCGCAGCACAATCTCGTTGCGTCCGGTCACCAGTTGCAGGGGGATCCGCTGGCCATCGTGCTCCGGATTGCGCCAGAAGTCGTACCACGCATGGTCCCCACGGGGAATGAACCAGTGGAAACGGCCATTCACCCACAGCGCCAGGTCGTCGATGGTGGAGATATTGAGTTCCGCGGCCCCTCCCTGGTCGGTCACCACCTTGGTGCGAAAGTAGGCCACGGCGTTGGGACCTTGATAATCCACCACGCGCCCGGTAACCACCGCCCCGCGCTCGTCGGTCGCGAAGGAACGCCACGCGTCCGGGTGTGATTCGGGGTCGCGCGCGATGGCGTCGTCGGTGCGCGGCATCGGCCCCGCCACCATCCAGTCGGTGAGGAGCGCCTCCGGGTCGTACTGGAATTCGAAGGGCCGCGGCGGCCCGGCGTAGGAAAGCTTGCCGATGGACGTCACCTTGACGTTGTCCACCCATACGTCTCCACCCACCGAGCGCGGCTGCAGACCGATCGCGCCGGAGTCGAACTCGAACAACGGGAAGGTGAGTTGCGGAATATCGCCCGGCCCCACGTAGAAATGCGCGGTGCGGCCAACCACCTCCACCCTGAAGTGCTGCCACTCACCCATGCGGATGGCCGCATCTCCAGCCAGCATGGTGCGGCACTCCTCGTACAGCAGCCGGCCCACGTTGAAGTCGCGGTGCGGGTTTGGCATCAGGTAGGACCCGTTCCCCTTTATATAAATGAGGCCGAAGTCCATCCGTTCGCCGGTCCGGCGGAAGTTGTAGGCCACCCCCAGGTAGTTGTTCTGGGCGTCGGGAAACAGGACGTCCCCCTCGATGGCCACCGGCCCCCATCGCTCCGAGCCCTTGATCAGGGCCAGAACGTCGCCCCACGGGCGCAACACCATGACGTTGCCGTGCTTCGCGTCTCCCGACTTCTGCACGAACACCGCGTTGTCGCCGGTCACCTCCCAGCCATCGAGCCCCTTCTCGAAGTCATCCGAAAAGCGCTCGCGCCCCGCCGCCACGGACACCGCAGGCAACACCACCAGCGCCGCCACCGCGGCAATTCCTTGGAGCGAGAAACGTTTCATCGCTTACATCAGCGCGGCGTCGAGTTCAATGGTAAGACCGGGGCGCAGCAGATTGGACACCGGGCACTTCTTCTCCGCGTCCTCCGCCAGCCGTTTGAAGGTCTCGTTGTCGAGCCCCGCAACCTTGCCGCGGGTCTCAAGGTGCATGGTGTGAATGCGCCCGTCCTCCAGGGTGATGGTGGCCTTGGTGGAAATGGTGTCGGGCACGTGACCCTGCTGGCTCAGGTAGTTCGAGAACGCCATGCTGAAGCAGGCCGCGTGTGCGGCCGCAATGAGCTCCTCGGGGTTGGTGCCGCGGGCATTCTCGAAGCGCGTCGCAAAGGTGAAGGGGGTGTCCTTGAGGACGCCGCTGGTCGCGCCGATCGAGCCCTTTCCACTCTTGAGATCACCATGCCACGTGCCCGTGGCGGTGCGCAGAATCGCTGGCATTGGATTTCCTCTCGG contains:
- a CDS encoding cysteine desulfurase-like protein codes for the protein MVRGVEDIRAHFPALGRRQGGLPVAYFDGPGGTQVPRAVTDAVQDYLLNHNGNTHWNFPTSLETDVIVASSRGVFADFFNCAPDEVVFGANMTTLTFHVARALGMQWGAGDEIVVTELDHHANVAPWRRLESERGVTLRTARMDAATGALDMDDMARCITGRTRLVAVGAASNALGTITDMARVVGMAREVGALVFVDAVHYAPHELPDVRALDCDFLACSAYKFYGPHVGVLFGRGELLASLDVPRLDPAPADAPDRIETGTANFEGIAGAAAAVDFLASLSGSSERRQGLSATYAAVHQRGAQLTEQLWEGLREIDGVTCYGPVPEMPRTPTVSFCVRGVAAGDVTHHLAARAVFASHGHFYAPTVVERIGVGDGLVRAGCACYTTADEIDRLLSGVRDIARG
- a CDS encoding OsmC family protein; the encoded protein is MPAILRTATGTWHGDLKSGKGSIGATSGVLKDTPFTFATRFENARGTNPEELIAAAHAACFSMAFSNYLSQQGHVPDTISTKATITLEDGRIHTMHLETRGKVAGLDNETFKRLAEDAEKKCPVSNLLRPGLTIELDAALM